In bacterium, the genomic window CACCGACCTCGACATTTTCGAATTGGTCAGCAACAGCCTGGGAATTCTCTGCGGCTTCGCGGGCTATCTACTCTTTGTCAGGCTAATCGAATGGCGTTGGCCGCGGGAAATCTCGCTGTTCGGGTTCTTTCCCGAGTTCGGCAAGGGGCTGGCGCTCGGCGCAGTGTTGTTCTCCGGGACGATGCTCTTATTGTGGCTCTTCGGGCACTATGATTGGACCGGAGCGAACTCTGTGACCGTGCTCTCGGCGGCCTTCAGTGCCGCCATTGCGGGGTTCTTTGAAGAACTGCTGGTACGCGGCGTGATCTACCGGATTCTGGAAGAGTCGCTCGGCACGTGGATCGCACTTGCACTCTCAGCGGTGTTGTTCGGTCTCGCGCACGTCGCCAATCCGAATGCCACTGCTATCGCGACAATTGCCGTTGCGCTCGAAGCGGGCTTGCTGCTCGCTGCGGCGTATTCGTTGACGGGCCGCTTGTGGTTTGCCACGGGCCTGCACTGCGCATGGAATTTCACACAGGGCGGCATCTTCGGCCTGCCGGTCTCCGGCCATCCGATGACAGGCCTGTTAGTCGGCACCGTCAGCGGCCCCACATGGATTTCCGGCGGCGAATTCGGCGTCGAAGCCTCACTCATCGCGGTGCTCGTGTGCATGACAGCGACGGTGTTCATCTTGCGGCTCGTCGTCAAGCGCGGGTTGGTGGTGAAGCCATGGTGGAGAACTAGTTAGCCCTGGGTCCGGCCTCTGGCCGGACAACGCCAACAACAATTTCACGCCCTTGTCATTCTGAACAAAGGCTCGGCGCAGTGAAGGATAACTGTTAAAACATCGCAGCGCAGCGCTCAACTCCGCCGTAGCGCCCAGCTTGCTGGGCAAGAACCCCCGAGAAGAATCACGAATTCCTAGTACCCATTTCAAAGACATCGGAAGAGTACTTTGATATGAACCATCCAAATCTTCAAGACCAAGAAGCTGCTTTGATGGCAAGATTCCGACTTGCTCACGCGAATGAGAACTATCTGAACTTCATTCTCGCGGCGGCATCCGCCGCGGATGCCCCTTGTCGTGTGCCACGTCGTCCGGCCCAAGGCCGGACCTAGGTTCTAATCTCGAACATCGCACTTCGTGACCAAACCCTCCACAATCTTCCTGCAAATCACCATCGTACTCGCCGCCATTGGTGCGCTGGCATTTCTGATTTGGGAACCGCGTATGGAGGGCGTGAATGCGCACGCCACGAATTGGGAGATGTACTCCGATCCGTTCATTCTGTTGGTTTATGCGGGATCACTTCCGTTCTTCTATGCGTTGTATCAAGCCTTCAAATTGCTCGGGCACGTTCGCCAAGACCGAGTCTTCACGCTAAACTCCGCAAAGGCCCTGCGCACGATCAAGTATTGCGCATTTTCCATAATCGGTTTTGTCATCGTCGAAGAGATCACCATCATGCTGAATCACGGCGATGATGATGCCGCCGGAGCCATGATGCTGGGTGTCATGATTATTTTTTGTTCGATTGTAGTGGCCGTAGTGGCGAACATGTTTGAGAAGTTGGTACAGAATACCATTGCGGCGAGCCCGGCCGGGCTGCAGAAGCCTTAACCCGGCTCGGCGAATCGCTCCTCATTCACCATTTCAGTCCGGGAACCAAACCTCTTGCCCAATCGTTCAATAACGATGCCCCACGATTTTACTTCTCCCACCGCATGTGAATCCGCACACAAGCAAAAAGTGAAATCACTGTTTCCCCAAGACTCCCGTTCCGACAATTGTTAGAATCGAACGCAAAAACAAATGCTTGGACAGAATCGTCCGGCCAGCGGCCGGACCTATCTTTCAAATTTCACACTTAGGCTTACATGCCCGAAATCATCAAGAAAATTCTCTGGGCCGACGACGAGATTGATCTGCTGGAAGCACACGTGCTGTTCCTCGGACAGCACGGCTATCAAGTAACCGGCGTCACGTGCGGCGACGACGCGCTGTCGAAAGTGGATAGCGAATCGTTTGACTGCGTGCTGCTCGATGAGCACATGCCGGGCCTCGACGGACTGGAGACCGCCGACCGGATCAAGACCAAACGGCCCGATTTGCCGGTGATCATGATCACCAAATCGGAAGAAGAGGCGTTGATGGACGACGCGCTCGGGGCGAAGATATCCGATTACCTGACCAAGCCCGTCAATCCGACGCAGATTCTCGTCGCATTGAAAAAGGTGATCGACAAATCTTCCATCGAGCAGCGCATCGCGACGCGCGACTACCTTCAGGAGTTCCGCGAGATCACGTTGAAGCTGATGGACAATCCGGGCTGGCGCGAGTGGGCGGATATTCACGCGCGGCTGTCGTGGTGGGATATCGAACTGGACAGCCTGCCCGACGGCGGTCTGAAGCAATCGCTCGAGGGCCAGCGCAGCGAGTGCAACGTGGAGTTCGGCAAGTTCATTGAAAAGAACTACGAAAACTGGCTGTGGAATCAGAGCGAGCGTCCGCCGCTGTCGGTAGACGTGGTCCAGAAGTTCGTCGCCCCGCGTCTGAAGGCCGGTGAGAAGGTGCTCTATCTGGTGATGGACTGCATGCGCTATGATCAGTGGATGGCGATTGAGCCGCTGCTCTACGACAGCTTCCGCGTCACCCGCGATTTTCACTACTCCATCCTCCCCACCGCCACGCCGTACTCGCGCAACGCGCTGTTCGCCGGGCTGTTTCCGTCGGAGATAGACAAGGAGATTCCCGGTCTATGGCAATCTGCGGACGAGGACGAAGGCAGCTCCAACCGGTTTGAGCGGCAATTGCTGGACATGCAATTGCAGCGACTGGGGATAACAATTGAACCGGAAGCGCGCTACGTCAAGGTACTCGACCCCGAAGAAGCCGCGAACACCGCCAAGAAGGTCTCGCAGTACTTCGACCGCAAGCTGGTGTCCATGGTGTTCAACTTTGTGGACATGTTGGGTCATGGCCGAAGTCACTCTGACATTTTACGCGAGATGCTGCCGCATGAAGCGGGCTACCGTTCGGTGATCAAGGCGTGGTTTGAGCATTCGAGTCTGCGGCAGATTCTGCAGTCGTTCGCCAAACAGGGTTGGACGGTGATTGTGACGAGCGATCACGGTTCGATTCGCGGGCAGAAGGGCGCGAAAGTCGTGTCCGACCGAGAAGCCTCGACGTCGCTGCGTTACAAGTACGGCCGCAATCTGCGCGTGGACAAGCGGCAGGCGATTGTGGTGCAGACGCCCGAGAATTTCAAGCTGCCGAAGCGGGGCATGAACACGGGCTACATTATCGCCAAAGAGAACTACTACTTCGTCTATCCGACGAACTACAACAAATACCTATCGCTTTACAAAGACAGCTTCCAGCACGGCGGCGTTTCACTCGAAGAGATGATTCTGCCGGTGGCCGTGCTGGAAGGCAAAGGCAACTAACTCGCATGGACATCGCTTGCTGATCTTTCTGTCGGTCGTCATTTCGATCATGGGGCTGCTGCACTGGTTCTTGTACTCGCGGCTGGTCTCAGCATTAGAACTCACCTCCCCCGCTCTGCTCTGGACGCTGCGCATTCTGGCGGCGTTTCTCTCCGTATCCTACATCATCGGCCGCATCATCGAGGCAAAGCTGCCGGGCACGCTGGCTCACGTCGTGGATTGGATTTCGTCGGTGTGGCTGGGGATGATGTGGCAGTTTCTGTGGATCACGTTCCTGTTTTTTCTGGTCAAGGTTGTGTTGGTCATCTCCGGTCAATGGGGCGGCTGGACGATGGAGCTGCACAGCGCGATTGGCCGTTACAGTTTCCTGGCGGTGACCGGACTTGTGGTGTTGATCACGGGCTATGGGGTCTACAAGGCGACAGGCCCGGCGCGGCTTGTTGAAGTGGACGTGCCCGTGAAGCGATGGAACGAATCGCTGCGCGATTTCAAGATCGCGATGATCGCGGATTTTCACGCCAGCAATACCAACGGAGAAGCTCGCATAGCGCGCTGGTGCGAACAGATCACGGCGCTGCATCCTGATGTGATACTGGCGCCGGGAGACATTATCGACACTCCGGCGCCACAGATACCCGAAGTGGCAAACGGTTTTCGCAAGTTGGCGGCGCCGCTGGGCGTGTTTTCCACGACGGGCAATCATGAATACTATGTGGGGATGCCGGGCGCCGTGGACCTGATGCAACGCGGCGGATTTCGGGTGCTCATGAACGAGCACACGCAATTGCCGAACGGTGTGCTGGTGGCGGGCATGGAGGATCGCACGGCGCGCTCGATGGGCCGACCGCTGCCGGCATTCGCCAGTCTGATTCCTGAGCAAGACTCATCGGACGTGCAGATACTTCTGATGCACACTCCGGCGACGGGCGACGTGAATCGCGCCATTGAGGCGGGATTTGATCTGGTGGTGAGCGGCCATACGCACGGCGGTCAGATGTTTCCGTTCACGATTTTCACGAAGATGGCGTTTTCCTATCATCACGGATTGTATGCGGTCAACGACGGCTATCAATTGACGACGTGCGGCATTGGCTATTGGGGCCCGCCGATGCGTGTGGGCAAGCCGCCGGAGATCATGCTCATCCGCTTCGTGCCGCCGGACCAACCCGCGCGCTGTGAGTGGCAATAGCAACGCAAGAAGCCCGACTCGAATGAGCCGGGCTTTTTTGCTTATCTGGATTCGGGCGACGCCGGGCTATTTTACGGCCGTCACCTGAAAGTAGAACTGATCAAACGGAATCTGATCGAAGGGGACAAACAGCGCGGTGTCGGCGATTGTGGTGAAGTAGTTCTCGGGAGCGAAGACGCGGCCCGGTTCACCGGCCATGTAGATCTTATACGAGCTTGCGCCGACGGAGCGGTTCCACGTCAACTGCACGCCGGTATCAGTGGGTGTGAGCGAGAGGTTCTTGGGCGGTTCGGGTGCGTCTGGTCGGCCTTCGATGAAGATTTCATCCACCGCCGCTTCCACCAATGATGGCGGCGCAAAATCCTCGGCTACGAACTGGAGAATCATGTTTTCGGTGGGCGCGACAAAGTCTTCGAGCTTGAAGGACGCGTCCTGCCAGCCATCCGAGCTAACCGAAGTTTGAATCAGATTCACCCACGATTCACCGCCGTCGTTAGAGATCTGCACACGGAAGAAATCGCCGCCTTTTTGCGGGCCGCGATCATTGGAGTAGGCATACTTGAAGCGGAGCTTGGCATCGGCCAAATTGTCAAGGCGGAACAGCGGGGAACGCAGGGTGGTGCGCCCACCGTCCACGTCGTGCGACGCGGCGGATTCGCCGGTTGCCGCTCCATTGCCGGTCAAGAAGCAGTAGCTGCCGTAGGCGGTGGCGTCTTCATTGACTTGCACGGGATCGCCATGCTCGGTTGAACCGACCGGAATTCCGCGTGTCCATACGCCAGCCGTGGCATCGTCTTCAGGGACGCCGATGATGAAGCCGCGATCGACTTCAGCATCGTCGGCGAGGCCGCGTTCGAGATCAATGCTGACGGCGAAGTCGTTGCGCTGCGACGTGGAGACGGAGTCGGGTGCCGCAAAATCCTTGTAGCCGAAGCGCGCGACGTAGAGCGCGTAGCGGTGTTCAGCGGGAACTTGGGCGAAGCGGAAGACGCCCTGCAGGTCGGTGGTTGCGGTGTAGCTGCCGACGGTGGAAATCAGATAGACTCGGGCGCCGACGATGTGCGATCCGCCGTAGCGCACGATGCCGCTGATGACGCCGGTTTCACTGGCGGCGGCGGACATTTCGACGGCGGCGTTGATATCGAGACGACCGTAGCCAAATTCGTTGTCTTCGCCGGGCACGCCTAGGTCGCGGGCCGCTAATTGCAATGTGGTTTTGGCGGCGCTGGCAGTCAGATCAGGATTGACCTGCCGCATCAAGGCGACGGCACCTGCCACATATCCCGCCGCAAGCAGCGATCCGCGGGCGGAGACGAAATCGCTCTCGTGCGCACTACGCACGCCGACTCCAATCGCGGTGATTTCCGGCTTGATGGACTTGCGATCACAGGGCGAGGGTCCGCGACTGCTGCGCGGGTCTACGCTGTTGCCGTCACTGTTGAGCGCGCCGACCGCGAAGAAGGTTTGGGGCTGATCGGACAGTGCGGCGGGCAGCATGACGGATCCGCGACCCTGATCACCGTGATCCCCGGCGGCGAAAATGAGAATAGAACCAAGCTGTTCGACATTGGCAAAGGCACTCCAAGCGGCTTGCGGCAACGCGGACGCGCAGGAATCTCCGGTTTGCCAGGCCTGCAGAATGACATCTGGAATCGCGTCGTACGATTCGCTTTGCGATGATTGCAGAGCGCGCAGCACATCGGACAGGCGGGGCGCATTGTCGCACGGCAGAGGCAAGAGTCGCCACTTGGCGTTGGGCGCGACGCCGAGCGTGTCGCCTTTTAGCTTATCGCAGCCCACGGCAGTACCGAGCATCAGCGCGGAGGCGACGTCACAATAGACGCTTGCGATGAGCGGCTCGGCGCCGACGTAGCGATCGTTCAATGCGGGATGCGACGAGACGAACGGCCGACCGACGACGCCGACGACGGCGCCATCACCGAACACGCCGGCGCTCCACGCGTCGCGAGCGCGCATCGCGACGAGCGCGGCCTCGGCGGTAAGCATTTTTCCTGTGCTTGGCGTGACTTCCGTCGGCGCGAGCAGTTCGACAGATTCGTCCAGACCGATTTCATTCACGGTCTCGAAATTCGCGATCAGTTCCGCTCCAGCGCGCGTCACATCAGCGCGCAACAGATTGGCGATCCACAGGAACTCGGTGCGTTCGATCATGCCATTGCGCGCGAGAATATCGAGCGACGTGCGCACTTCGGCTTGCGACGCAGCCGACACATTGCGCAATGAATCGAGGAGCATGGCATGCCGTTCGGGTGTAAACAGGCTGGCACCGCGAGGCACGAACTCATTCCAGCTCACGAGATCGGGCTGGCGGGAGAAGGAGATCAGCACGGGGAGACGTTCCGACTCGGCCGCATTGCTAAAGGCCGCCTCCAGTCCCGGGGTCATCCGTCCGGCGATTGCCGCTTGACCGACGAGGGTCACGAGCCCGAGGAGCAGCAGGGTTAAGCCGCGAAAAGTCAGTTTATTGTGAGTCATTGTGGGTGTATGGTGCGCATGGGACATAGCAAAGAAATATACAAAAACCCGCGGCCTCTTGCAACCACGGGTTTGTATGATTCACAATCAGGCGGCGGACTATGCTGTAACGGCAGCCTCGTCGTAGGCCGGGAAATTCAGGGTGATGGTGGTGCCGACCCCGACTTGTGATTCGAGTTTCAATTCGGCGCCGTGAATTTCGGCGATATTGCGGATGATCGGCAAACCCAATCCGGTGCCGCGATCGCCTTTGGTTGAATAGTAGGGTTCAAAGATTTTGTCGAGCTGATCCGCAGGGATGCCCGTTCCGGTATCGGAAACGGAGACAATGACGCGACCACCGCTGCGCCGCACGGCCAGTGTGAGCACGCCGCGTTCGACGGATTCCATGGCATGAACCGAATTGATGATCATATTGATGAAGGCCGATTCGAGTCCGTGCGGATCTCCGATGACAAAGGCGCTGTCATCAAGATCGAGTTCGAGCTTAAACTCGGCTGCCTCGTCGCGGCTGAAGCCACGCAAACTGCCGGTTGTCGTTTCCAGCAGGTCCACGACCGAGCTCAGCAACTCGCGCATGTCCACGACTGTGAAATCGGGCTCGACCGGGCGGGTCAGGTTGCGCAAGTTGCGGGCGATTTTTTCGATGCGTTCCGTCAGGGCGGAGATTGTACTCAGGTCTTTGCGAACCGAGTCGTCGAGCGGAACGCCTTCGCGCTCCAAGCGCATGGCCAGCAGTTCGACGCGCCCCTTGACGGGCTGCAAGCTGTTGTTGATTTCGTGTGCGATACCGCCGGCGAGCTGATTGACGGTCAGTTTCTTTTCGGATTCAATCAGATGCTGTTCGAGCATTTTCTGCATCGTCACGTCTTCGAGGATCAAGCCGGCGCGTTCCCGGCCGTCGAAGGCGCGGGTAAGTTTGAAGAACGAGTAGGCGACGGCGCGCTCGTTGAGTTTCATGGTCATGCGGCCAACATCACCGGTGCGGCGGAACTGGTCGTGGGCCGCGGACAGGGCCACGATGGCGGCTTCGCAGCATCCGGAGTTGTTGAGGGGCGATCCGATACGCAAACTTGAGCCGAGGATTGTCATGGCCTGCGGGTTGGCGAAGTCCACGTTGCCGTCGCGGTCGAGAATCAACACTCCATGTGGTTGGCTTTGCAGAATGGCGGCCAGATATTCTTGCAGGTCTTTGTAGCGCGCTTTGGAATCTTTTTCAGCGGCGTAGAGGCGCGCGGTTTCGAGAGCGACGGCGGCGAGATGCACAAAGGTCTCAAACAGCGACAGGCTGGTCTGATCGAAGACGCCGGCGAGCTTGGTGGTGTCCACGTACGCGACGCCGAGCAGGTTGTTCTTCGAAATCAGCGGCGCGCCCATAATGGAACGTACCTGCATTTTGGCGATGGACTGCTGCTGCGAGAGATCGGACGCACCGATGACGTCATTGATAAGAATTGAGCTGCGTCCATCAATTACACGGCGGATGATCGTTTGTGACGCGGCGGTTTCGGCGTCGGCGATTTCGGTGGCAATGTTGCGGGCGACGGCGAAGCGCCACTCGCCATTGGGCTCAACGAGCACGAGGAAACCGCGTTCCGCTCCGGTGAGTTCCATCGCGGCGCTCATGGCGCGTTCGAGAATCGCCGCAGGCGTCATGTCGCGATTAATGTCTTCAATCAACGCGGAGAGTTTGGCGAGACCGGAGGCAAGTCCGCCGGTCGGGTCGAGGTCCGCGCCCTGGCCATGGCCGGGCGTCAATTCGTTGAGTTCGTCGAAAAAATCCAGTGCCACATTTACCTCGGTGCTTGCATACCTTTGCGGAGTTCGACGGCTTCGTTCTTGAAGCGAATGATGTGCGGCGCCTGCAGGAAGGTGGCTTGCCGGTCTTCGGGCAGACGAGATGCGATTGCTTTCAGAATGGCCACGCCGCGGCCGAATTCATCCAGCGCTCGTTTAGGCTGTCCGGACTTGGCGAGCTGCCGTCCGGTCGCCCAATGGAATTTCCAGAGCAGATCGGGATAGATCGAGATTTTGCGCAGCGCGACCTGCCATTGAACGGGATCAATGGTGACGCCTTCGAAGAAGGACTCCGTCAATTGGGTCCGCGCGGCGGTGAAGGGGTCCCATTTTGTGTCCGCGACTTTGCGGGCTTGAGCGAGTTCATCGTGAATTGCTTCGCCGTGCCCGCAATCGGCGGCGATTTGGCAGCGCGTCAAGTGCAGATGGAGAAGCGCGAGCGGATCGGCTTCGTCGGACAGCAATTCGTGTGCGCGGTCGGCGGCGGCGGCGGCGCGTTCAATTTCGCCGCGTCGGCAATAAAGCGTCGCGAGGCCTTCCCAAGCCTGTCCTTCGGCCTTGCGCGTTCCGACGGCGCTGGCGATATCGCGCGCGGATGAGAGCACCTGCTCGGAGTCCTCGATTTCTTCGAGGGTGAGGAGCAGTTTGCCGAGGTAGATCATGGGCTCCAGTTGGAGCTCTTGATCGTCAAGCGCGTCGGCGCCTTTGACGGCTTCATTCAGATAGGCCATAGCGCGCGTGTAGTCGGCGCGTTGATAGGCCAATTCGCCGAGGTTGCTCAGGATTTCCGTTTGTTCGCGCGGACTTTGCAGTTCGCGGAACAGGGCCAGGGATTTCAGGTAGTAATCTTCGGCGGCGCGGAGTTCCCCGGTTTCGAGCGCGTCAATGCCCAAGTTGTTGTAGATACCCGCCAAGCGGTGCACGTCGTCAATTTCGCGCGAGAGATCGGCGCAGCGCTGCCAAAGACTGCGGGCGCGTAAACGATCACCGGATTGCGCGGCGAGGACGCCGAGGTTGTTGTACATGTTGGCGATGCCCTTGCGATCACCGAGCGCTTCAAAGACTTCCAGGCAGCGCTGCCAATAGAGCTTGGCGACGTCGGTATCTCCGCGATAGAAGGCGAGCGTCGCGACGGTATTGAGCAAGAGCGCGAAGTCGGGTTCGGTGGAGTCGGCGGGCATGCGCATGAGGCCGGACTCGGCCAACTCACGCGCGCGGTCTCCGGCGCCGCGCTTGAATTCGATCCACGCCAGCGTGCCCAACACGGATCCTGCGACCTGCGCCGTGCTCTTGTCGAGGAGCGGCAGGCAGCGTTGCAGGATTTGTTCGGCCTGTTCGGTGTGCCCGAGCTTTTCGCGCAGGTTGGCGAAGCGGGCGAACTGCGGCAGGCTGTCGGGTGTGACCGGCGCGGTGCCGTTGCGCGTCACATCGGCGAGGATGTCGGCGGCGCGCACGAGATCACTTGCGATATACTCGATGCGCGAGAGTTCGATCAAACAGACGGTGCGGTGCGGCTCGGGCGCGTGATGCGAAGCGTGTTCGAGCAGGGTGCGCGCCCAGGCGAGCTTGCCGCGGCGGATGCCACTTTTGATCGTAGCGGAGATTTGTTCAGCCGGGGCGTTGAAGTGGCCGGAGAGAAAGTCGTGGAACAGCGCTTCCTCGGCGCGCACGGAGTCGTCCGGCACGTCCGCCTGCATCCAATGGCTATGCATCGTCTCATGGATAACGCGCCGGTCGGTTTCACGCATGAGTGACTGCAGGACCTGATGCAGGGCGGAGTGACGCAGCTCAAGTCCGTCGGCGCGCTCGCCAATCCATCCTGTCTGGCGCAGTTCGGCGAGTGTGCCCGCAGGGTCGGCGCCGGCGTTTGACTTCACGATGAACTCGACAACTGCCAGCGGCAGCGGGGACAATGAACAGGCGAAGCAACGCAGCAGTGCGTTCGCTTCCGGGCTCAATTGGGCGATGCGGTCGGTGACGGCGGCGTAGACGTGTTTGTGTACGGGCAGTTTCCAGCGACCGGGCAGCAGCTCCCAACCTTGGAGGCCGATGCGCAGTTGGTCGGCGGCGACGAGTTCATCGAGCGCGGCTTCGAGCGCGGACGGGAAACCGAGTGTCTGTCCGAGCAGATGCGCTTTGAAGTCATCGGGGAATTGGTTATCCGGGAACGTGGCGGTCACGAATTTGTGAATTCCGACATCGTCGAGCGGCGTGAGCGCGACATTCTGCCACAGTCCGGGGAATGTCGGCAGGCCGTCAGGATATGCGCCCGCGAAGATCAGCCAGCAACGATGCGCGGCGGCGTTTTGCGCAACCGCGGTAAGGCGTGCGGCGTCAATGGTATCGGCGTTGGGCAGCAGCAGTGCCTGCGGAAATTGCGAATCGTGCGGCAGTTCGCGGCTATTGTTGACGATGCGCGTAGCGACTCCGGCGAGCGTCAATTCGACGGCGAACTCCTTGAGCAGGCGTGTGCGGCCCAGTCCGGCGCGCGCGCTAATCAGGATGTTGGGCGGTTGTTCTCCGGACTTCATGAGTTCGCGGAGCGCCACGAGTTGATCGCGCACGTCATGATTGGTGACCATTCCGGACGACGAGATATAGGCCCGGCGCGTTTCGGCGGTTTCGTAGGCGAAGTTGACGCCGTCGCGCTCGTTGAGCATGGCGATCGTGTGGCGCGCGGAGGCCGGTCGGTCTTTGGGATTCGTGTGAACGAGCGCCGCGATGACGTCGGCGAGTCCGATTGGCAGGTCGGGCCGGAAACGCAACGGATGCGGCGCTTCCGTGCGTGACCGTGACTGCGAATTGGCAATGGCATCCAGGCCGTCGAAGGGCAATCGTCCCGTGGCGAGCCGGTAGATGAGCATGCCGAGGGCGTACAAGTCGGTGGCAATCGTCGCGGGCGCATGGGCAAGCAGCTCGGGGGCCATATAGTCGAGCGTTCCGCCGGGGAGATCCACTTCGTCATCGTGCCCACCGGCGAGTCCGAAGTCCACGAGTTTAAGCGCGGCAAACTCGCCGTTAGGGGAGAGCCTGCCGAGGACGTTACCGGGTTTAATGTCGCGATGCAAGAGACCCCGGCTATGGAGGAAGGCCAAGGCGCGGCAGAGTCCGACGAGCACGACGCGCAGTTGTTCGGGCGACCACTGTTTGATCAGTTGATCCAGCGGTTTGCCGTCCACGAATTCGCAGGTGAAGTAGTAGCCGCCTTGATCGGGCGGGAGTGCTCCGAAGTCATAGACCTCGGGGATGTGCGGGTGAAGCACACCGCGAATGCTGCGGAATTCGGCGCGGAAATTTTCGGCGGCCTGGTCATCGTGAAGCGATTTCAGGGTTTTGAGCGCCATGATTTGATTGGCTCGACGCGCATCCACGACCAAATAGACCACGCCCATGCCGCCGGAGGCGATGGTCCGTAGTATTTGGTATCGGGATTCAATTGCAAACGCGTCGTGCATCGTCAACCCATTCGT contains:
- a CDS encoding S8 family serine peptidase, with amino-acid sequence MTHNKLTFRGLTLLLLGLVTLVGQAAIAGRMTPGLEAAFSNAAESERLPVLISFSRQPDLVSWNEFVPRGASLFTPERHAMLLDSLRNVSAASQAEVRTSLDILARNGMIERTEFLWIANLLRADVTRAGAELIANFETVNEIGLDESVELLAPTEVTPSTGKMLTAEAALVAMRARDAWSAGVFGDGAVVGVVGRPFVSSHPALNDRYVGAEPLIASVYCDVASALMLGTAVGCDKLKGDTLGVAPNAKWRLLPLPCDNAPRLSDVLRALQSSQSESYDAIPDVILQAWQTGDSCASALPQAAWSAFANVEQLGSILIFAAGDHGDQGRGSVMLPAALSDQPQTFFAVGALNSDGNSVDPRSSRGPSPCDRKSIKPEITAIGVGVRSAHESDFVSARGSLLAAGYVAGAVALMRQVNPDLTASAAKTTLQLAARDLGVPGEDNEFGYGRLDINAAVEMSAAASETGVISGIVRYGGSHIVGARVYLISTVGSYTATTDLQGVFRFAQVPAEHRYALYVARFGYKDFAAPDSVSTSQRNDFAVSIDLERGLADDAEVDRGFIIGVPEDDATAGVWTRGIPVGSTEHGDPVQVNEDATAYGSYCFLTGNGAATGESAASHDVDGGRTTLRSPLFRLDNLADAKLRFKYAYSNDRGPQKGGDFFRVQISNDGGESWVNLIQTSVSSDGWQDASFKLEDFVAPTENMILQFVAEDFAPPSLVEAAVDEIFIEGRPDAPEPPKNLSLTPTDTGVQLTWNRSVGASSYKIYMAGEPGRVFAPENYFTTIADTALFVPFDQIPFDQFYFQVTAVK
- a CDS encoding response regulator; translated protein: MPEIIKKILWADDEIDLLEAHVLFLGQHGYQVTGVTCGDDALSKVDSESFDCVLLDEHMPGLDGLETADRIKTKRPDLPVIMITKSEEEALMDDALGAKISDYLTKPVNPTQILVALKKVIDKSSIEQRIATRDYLQEFREITLKLMDNPGWREWADIHARLSWWDIELDSLPDGGLKQSLEGQRSECNVEFGKFIEKNYENWLWNQSERPPLSVDVVQKFVAPRLKAGEKVLYLVMDCMRYDQWMAIEPLLYDSFRVTRDFHYSILPTATPYSRNALFAGLFPSEIDKEIPGLWQSADEDEGSSNRFERQLLDMQLQRLGITIEPEARYVKVLDPEEAANTAKKVSQYFDRKLVSMVFNFVDMLGHGRSHSDILREMLPHEAGYRSVIKAWFEHSSLRQILQSFAKQGWTVIVTSDHGSIRGQKGAKVVSDREASTSLRYKYGRNLRVDKRQAIVVQTPENFKLPKRGMNTGYIIAKENYYFVYPTNYNKYLSLYKDSFQHGGVSLEEMILPVAVLEGKGN
- a CDS encoding metallophosphoesterase, which codes for MLIFLSVVISIMGLLHWFLYSRLVSALELTSPALLWTLRILAAFLSVSYIIGRIIEAKLPGTLAHVVDWISSVWLGMMWQFLWITFLFFLVKVVLVISGQWGGWTMELHSAIGRYSFLAVTGLVVLITGYGVYKATGPARLVEVDVPVKRWNESLRDFKIAMIADFHASNTNGEARIARWCEQITALHPDVILAPGDIIDTPAPQIPEVANGFRKLAAPLGVFSTTGNHEYYVGMPGAVDLMQRGGFRVLMNEHTQLPNGVLVAGMEDRTARSMGRPLPAFASLIPEQDSSDVQILLMHTPATGDVNRAIEAGFDLVVSGHTHGGQMFPFTIFTKMAFSYHHGLYAVNDGYQLTTCGIGYWGPPMRVGKPPEIMLIRFVPPDQPARCEWQ
- a CDS encoding DUF2975 domain-containing protein, whose protein sequence is MTKPSTIFLQITIVLAAIGALAFLIWEPRMEGVNAHATNWEMYSDPFILLVYAGSLPFFYALYQAFKLLGHVRQDRVFTLNSAKALRTIKYCAFSIIGFVIVEEITIMLNHGDDDAAGAMMLGVMIIFCSIVVAVVANMFEKLVQNTIAASPAGLQKP
- a CDS encoding CPBP family intramembrane metalloprotease; this translates as MDRPNLFLRILRNPLTRIILGMVMVALPIAGVLELANQYGEPRGLTDLDIFELVSNSLGILCGFAGYLLFVRLIEWRWPREISLFGFFPEFGKGLALGAVLFSGTMLLLWLFGHYDWTGANSVTVLSAAFSAAIAGFFEELLVRGVIYRILEESLGTWIALALSAVLFGLAHVANPNATAIATIAVALEAGLLLAAAYSLTGRLWFATGLHCAWNFTQGGIFGLPVSGHPMTGLLVGTVSGPTWISGGEFGVEASLIAVLVCMTATVFILRLVVKRGLVVKPWWRTS
- a CDS encoding GAF domain-containing protein, whose translation is MALDFFDELNELTPGHGQGADLDPTGGLASGLAKLSALIEDINRDMTPAAILERAMSAAMELTGAERGFLVLVEPNGEWRFAVARNIATEIADAETAASQTIIRRVIDGRSSILINDVIGASDLSQQQSIAKMQVRSIMGAPLISKNNLLGVAYVDTTKLAGVFDQTSLSLFETFVHLAAVALETARLYAAEKDSKARYKDLQEYLAAILQSQPHGVLILDRDGNVDFANPQAMTILGSSLRIGSPLNNSGCCEAAIVALSAAHDQFRRTGDVGRMTMKLNERAVAYSFFKLTRAFDGRERAGLILEDVTMQKMLEQHLIESEKKLTVNQLAGGIAHEINNSLQPVKGRVELLAMRLEREGVPLDDSVRKDLSTISALTERIEKIARNLRNLTRPVEPDFTVVDMRELLSSVVDLLETTTGSLRGFSRDEAAEFKLELDLDDSAFVIGDPHGLESAFINMIINSVHAMESVERGVLTLAVRRSGGRVIVSVSDTGTGIPADQLDKIFEPYYSTKGDRGTGLGLPIIRNIAEIHGAELKLESQVGVGTTITLNFPAYDEAAVTA